From the genome of Psychroserpens ponticola, one region includes:
- a CDS encoding FG-GAP-like repeat-containing protein translates to MKKITLLTFLVMSYCSLAQVLNEPANWPNNNWTITGSYDADPVIFTDNPTVSSNFSFDDDEGGQNSDNTVAAESNTIDLTAAHTAGETWITVSGSYVFNIYQTEDLSIQYWDNDAGNWQDFGSELTQTANAPNVAFCNGTPEQANETINIASFSASQLANFKYRILYNDNGSYGWGFCFNSPTISSVTPPACPNVSDLSVTFISSDGANVFWDAGDVETSWEIALQASGTGIPSGSGTSTTTNNPHVLSGLTQNTSYEIYVRGFCGGTDYSNWIGPLNFTTLIPSRVNFSQQAMGIGNYDLTVVDMNGDNLDDIVSASTSNVNIHYQLASGGFNEVDIPTPSADFLPGWSMAAADFNKDGYTDLLYGAGSGVTFMKSDGTGSGFTEISTGEYVFSQRSNFVDINQDGHLDAFVCHDVAPNVYYINDGSGNLTFYQSNVTPNAPFNLGDYESGGNYGSIWIDYDNDRDMDMFIAKCGGETARRTNVMLTNNGDGTFTENANALDLADPMQTWSSSWADYDNDGDMDVFVGASSGTHKLMRNNGDGSFTDVTTGAGVSGAPLGHENVSYDIDNDGYLDILCNGMIMYGKGDLTFEDADDTQINYKNGSLGDLNNDGFIDAYYNGNIYWNLTTSNNWIKINTIGTASNIDGIGARVEIYTDSGVQIRDVRSGEGFEYMSTLNTHFGLGSDTSISHITIYWPNSGGETFLNPPINQPFNAVEGTGFRCVVSPIAYLEGAALNPNSGENNLMRDDLRLNGWLASNATTSPYADALIADPSVFNTTGDDAIVDWVFVELRDKNDNSIVIDSQSALLQRDGDVVGVDGLSALGFDQDQDDYFIAIKHRNHLGVMSATTHALSPSKSIIDFASNPNTVEGDNNAVVALANGKYGMYTGDFDGNEQVQNSDASGVIQLIGGSGYNNADMDANAQIQNSDVNTLINPNIGRGQQFQRSGESNEDQLESNLTLTFANAQITNDGSDNFYEADILIASTEDFYVGSGQVYFEYNTAAFGGNISSNGAIEYSQPTGSILEGNFATLPAYKDFVQNDNTASRVSLSFQQNFSESFIASNIPNIQITATPKVLFHIKIKYVNAGQDADVCFYNDGVFQDQFYTACGGAGAPDCTGNPGVQITDDTYDCAAAGVTTLDIASYESNSFKLYPNPVKNTLYIKGNTENLTKIEIININGQLIKTINADFNQIDVSHLNAAIYFLKVYAKNNTSTLKLIKQ, encoded by the coding sequence ATGAAAAAAATTACATTATTAACATTTCTTGTAATGTCTTATTGCTCGTTAGCCCAGGTTTTAAACGAACCTGCTAACTGGCCTAACAATAACTGGACAATAACTGGTTCTTATGACGCTGATCCAGTTATTTTTACAGACAATCCAACAGTGAGTTCAAATTTTTCTTTTGATGATGATGAAGGAGGACAAAATTCAGATAATACTGTCGCTGCAGAATCAAATACCATTGATTTAACTGCTGCTCATACTGCAGGAGAAACTTGGATTACTGTATCTGGCTCATATGTATTTAATATTTATCAAACTGAAGATTTAAGCATACAGTATTGGGATAATGATGCTGGAAATTGGCAAGATTTTGGCTCAGAATTAACACAGACAGCTAATGCTCCAAATGTAGCATTTTGTAATGGAACTCCTGAACAAGCAAATGAAACTATAAATATTGCTTCTTTTTCAGCGTCTCAATTAGCTAATTTTAAATATCGCATCCTTTATAATGATAATGGATCTTATGGTTGGGGATTTTGTTTTAATTCTCCAACAATAAGTTCAGTAACACCTCCTGCTTGTCCAAATGTAAGTGACCTATCTGTTACTTTTATTTCTTCAGATGGTGCCAATGTATTTTGGGATGCTGGTGATGTAGAAACGTCTTGGGAAATAGCTTTACAAGCTTCTGGAACTGGTATTCCTTCTGGCTCTGGAACATCTACAACTACTAATAATCCACATGTATTAAGCGGATTAACTCAGAATACTTCCTATGAAATCTATGTAAGAGGATTTTGTGGAGGAACAGATTATAGCAATTGGATTGGACCTTTAAACTTTACAACATTAATTCCTTCTAGAGTTAATTTTTCTCAACAAGCTATGGGTATTGGAAATTACGACTTAACAGTTGTTGATATGAATGGAGATAACTTAGATGATATTGTGTCTGCATCTACAAGTAATGTAAACATACACTATCAATTAGCTTCTGGAGGTTTTAACGAAGTGGATATTCCAACACCTAGTGCCGACTTTTTACCTGGTTGGAGTATGGCTGCGGCCGATTTTAATAAAGATGGTTATACCGATTTACTTTATGGAGCTGGAAGCGGTGTTACATTTATGAAAAGTGATGGTACTGGTTCTGGTTTTACTGAAATCTCTACTGGTGAATATGTGTTTTCTCAACGTTCAAATTTTGTTGATATCAATCAAGATGGCCATTTAGATGCTTTTGTTTGTCATGATGTAGCTCCAAATGTATATTATATAAATGATGGTTCTGGTAACCTTACGTTTTATCAATCTAACGTTACGCCAAATGCGCCTTTTAATTTAGGTGATTATGAATCTGGTGGTAATTATGGTTCTATTTGGATCGATTATGATAACGATAGAGACATGGATATGTTTATCGCTAAATGTGGAGGTGAAACTGCTAGAAGAACAAATGTCATGCTTACCAATAATGGTGATGGTACTTTTACAGAAAATGCAAACGCTTTAGATCTTGCTGATCCTATGCAAACTTGGTCATCATCTTGGGCAGATTATGATAACGATGGAGACATGGACGTTTTTGTTGGTGCTAGCTCAGGAACACATAAACTTATGCGTAATAATGGCGATGGTTCTTTTACAGATGTAACAACTGGTGCTGGTGTAAGTGGAGCGCCTCTTGGACATGAAAACGTAAGCTATGACATAGATAACGATGGTTACTTAGATATTCTTTGTAATGGAATGATTATGTATGGAAAAGGTGATCTTACTTTTGAAGATGCCGATGATACTCAAATCAATTATAAAAATGGATCTTTAGGTGATTTAAATAATGATGGATTTATTGATGCCTATTATAATGGTAATATTTATTGGAACTTAACAACGAGTAACAATTGGATTAAAATAAACACAATTGGTACTGCAAGTAATATTGATGGTATTGGTGCTCGTGTAGAAATATACACTGATAGTGGTGTTCAAATTAGAGATGTTCGTAGTGGTGAAGGGTTTGAATATATGAGTACTTTAAATACGCATTTTGGACTTGGAAGTGATACTAGTATCTCACATATTACTATATACTGGCCTAACTCTGGTGGTGAAACATTTTTAAATCCGCCTATAAATCAACCTTTCAATGCTGTTGAAGGTACTGGTTTTCGTTGTGTCGTATCTCCAATAGCTTACTTAGAAGGTGCCGCTTTAAACCCTAATTCTGGTGAAAACAACTTAATGCGTGATGATTTAAGACTTAATGGTTGGTTAGCTTCTAATGCTACTACTAGCCCTTATGCTGATGCTTTAATCGCTGACCCTTCTGTGTTTAATACTACTGGTGATGATGCTATTGTTGATTGGGTGTTTGTGGAACTTAGAGATAAAAACGATAACTCTATTGTTATTGATTCTCAATCTGCTCTTTTACAACGTGATGGTGATGTGGTTGGTGTAGATGGTCTCTCTGCCTTAGGTTTTGACCAAGATCAAGACGACTATTTCATCGCTATTAAACACCGTAACCATCTTGGTGTTATGAGTGCTACAACACATGCTTTAAGTCCTTCCAAATCAATTATTGATTTTGCTTCAAACCCAAACACAGTTGAAGGTGACAACAATGCTGTTGTTGCTCTAGCTAATGGTAAATATGGAATGTATACAGGTGATTTTGATGGAAATGAGCAAGTACAAAATTCGGATGCTAGTGGTGTGATTCAACTTATTGGTGGTTCTGGATATAATAATGCGGATATGGATGCTAATGCACAAATTCAAAATTCAGATGTCAACACTTTAATTAATCCTAATATTGGACGTGGTCAACAATTTCAAAGGTCTGGCGAATCTAATGAAGATCAATTAGAATCTAACCTTACTTTAACTTTTGCTAATGCTCAAATTACTAATGATGGTAGTGATAATTTTTATGAAGCAGATATTTTAATTGCATCTACAGAAGATTTCTATGTAGGTTCTGGGCAAGTCTATTTTGAGTATAATACCGCAGCTTTTGGTGGGAATATATCTTCAAATGGAGCTATTGAATACTCTCAACCTACTGGTTCTATTTTAGAAGGTAATTTTGCTACACTTCCTGCTTATAAAGATTTTGTCCAAAATGATAATACCGCTTCTAGAGTGTCACTATCTTTTCAACAAAATTTTTCCGAATCGTTCATTGCTAGTAACATTCCTAACATCCAAATTACTGCAACACCTAAAGTACTGTTTCATATTAAAATAAAATATGTTAATGCTGGTCAAGATGCTGATGTGTGTTTCTATAATGATGGCGTATTTCAAGATCAATTTTATACAGCTTGTGGTGGTGCTGGTGCTCCAGATTGTACAGGTAACCCTGGAGTGCAAATAACAGACGACACTTATGATTGTGCTGCTGCTGGTGTGACCACCTTAGATATCGCTTCTTATGAAAGTAATTCTTTTAAACTTTATCCTAATCCTGTAAAGAATACCCTATACATTAAAGGAAATACAGAAAATTTAACTAAAATTGAGATTATTAACATTAATGGCCAATTAATAAAAACAATTAATGCTGATTTTAATCAAATTGATGTTAGCCATTTAAATGCAGCTATTTATTTCTTAAAAGTTTATGCGAAAAATAATACATCAACATTAAAATTGATAAAACAATAA
- a CDS encoding FG-GAP-like repeat-containing protein: MKTKLLFITAALMAFSFQAFAQPVNDVFSGAIPITPAADGSGCTSSFSLPFSTDGTTDSGVQGSCRASGLDQFFTWTATKLGLNFYSQNPGNPGIVVYNSTGTIEIACTNTFDNETIGGWNIGDDLVIQIYDFEGTGLSDVAFCLESTDNAPVPTPITFTSSTSGSSGSYRIACVDMNGDFLDDLVSISSNNVNIREQNNGGGFTTKNIATTNADFEPSWSLAAADYNRDGYTDLLYGAGNGVTFMRSDGTGNGFTEVSGSEDVFSQRSNFIDINQDGHLDAFVCHDVAPNVYYINDGSGNLTFNQGGLGDYSSGGNYGSIWIDYDNDRDLDLFIAKCGGETARRTNQMHTNDGNGNYTENAAAIGLADPMQTWSSAWGDFDNDGDMDVFVGASSGSHKMMRNDGGTFVDISAGTGVDLLSLTSTETVTYDFDNDGNLDLVSGGNLLFGDGNMNFTVHTGVFPGAGAYGDLNNDGYIDAFNSSNIYLNNKETNNNWIKIHTVGTTSNINGIGARVEIYTDSGVQIRDVKSGDGFRYMSSMNTHFGIGSDTSISHITIYWPNSGGETFLNPPINQPFNAVEGTGFRCVVSPIAYLEGAALNPNSGENNLMRDDLRLNGWLASNATTSPYADALIADPSVFNTTGDDAIVDWVFVELRDKNDNSIVIDSQSALLQRDGDVVGVDGLSALGFDQDQDDYFIAIKHRNHLGVMSATTHALSPSKSIIDFASNPNTVEGDNNAVVALANGKYGMYTGDFDGNEQVQNSDASGVIQLIGGSGYNNADMDANAQIQNSDVNTLINPNIGRGQQFQRSGESNEDQLESNLTLTFANAQITNDGSDNFYEADILIASTEDFYVGSGQVYFEYNTAAFGGNISSNGAIEYSQPTGSILEGNFATLPAYKDFVQNDNTASRVSLSFQQNFSESFIASNIPNIQITATPKVLFHIKIKYVNAGQDADVCFYNDGVFQDQFYTACGGAGAPDCTGNPGVQITDDTYDCAAAGVTTLDIASYESNSFKLYPNPVKNTLYIKGNTENLTKIEIININGQLIKTINAHFNQIDVSHLNAAIYFLKVYAKNNTSTLKLIKQ; this comes from the coding sequence ATGAAAACAAAATTACTTTTTATTACAGCGGCTTTAATGGCATTTAGCTTTCAAGCTTTTGCTCAGCCAGTAAATGATGTTTTTTCAGGTGCAATTCCAATTACACCTGCTGCTGATGGAAGTGGTTGCACGAGTTCATTTTCTCTTCCATTTTCAACTGATGGCACGACAGATAGTGGAGTTCAAGGTTCTTGTAGAGCTTCTGGCTTAGATCAATTCTTTACTTGGACAGCAACAAAATTAGGTTTGAATTTTTACTCACAAAACCCAGGAAATCCAGGTATTGTAGTTTATAATTCTACTGGAACTATAGAAATTGCCTGTACAAATACCTTTGACAATGAAACTATTGGTGGATGGAATATAGGAGATGACCTTGTTATTCAAATATATGATTTTGAAGGCACTGGTCTTTCTGATGTTGCATTTTGCTTAGAATCTACAGACAATGCTCCTGTTCCAACTCCTATAACATTTACCTCAAGCACTTCTGGGTCTTCTGGATCTTATAGAATTGCTTGTGTTGATATGAACGGTGATTTTCTAGATGACTTAGTTTCTATTTCATCTAATAATGTAAACATTAGAGAACAAAACAATGGTGGTGGATTTACAACAAAAAACATCGCTACCACGAATGCAGATTTTGAACCGTCATGGAGTTTAGCTGCAGCAGATTATAATAGAGATGGTTATACCGATTTACTTTATGGTGCTGGAAACGGTGTAACTTTTATGAGAAGTGATGGAACTGGTAATGGATTCACTGAGGTCTCTGGTTCTGAAGATGTGTTCTCACAGCGCTCTAATTTTATTGACATCAACCAAGATGGGCATTTAGATGCCTTTGTTTGTCATGATGTTGCTCCTAATGTATATTATATAAATGATGGAAGTGGAAACCTTACCTTTAATCAAGGAGGTTTAGGAGATTATTCTTCAGGAGGTAATTATGGTTCAATATGGATTGACTATGATAATGATAGGGATTTAGATTTATTTATCGCTAAATGTGGTGGTGAGACTGCAAGAAGAACTAATCAAATGCATACCAATGATGGAAATGGAAACTATACAGAAAATGCAGCTGCAATTGGTTTAGCAGATCCAATGCAAACATGGTCTTCTGCATGGGGAGATTTTGATAATGATGGAGATATGGATGTCTTTGTTGGTGCAAGCTCAGGAAGTCATAAGATGATGCGTAATGATGGTGGTACTTTTGTCGATATCTCAGCAGGTACAGGTGTAGATTTATTATCACTTACTTCTACAGAAACTGTAACATACGATTTTGATAATGATGGTAACCTTGACCTAGTGTCTGGTGGTAATTTATTATTTGGTGATGGTAATATGAATTTCACTGTTCATACTGGAGTTTTTCCAGGAGCTGGAGCTTATGGAGATTTAAATAATGATGGTTACATCGATGCATTCAATTCTAGTAACATCTATCTAAATAATAAAGAAACAAATAATAATTGGATTAAAATTCATACTGTTGGTACTACAAGTAACATTAATGGTATTGGTGCTCGTGTAGAAATATACACTGATAGTGGTGTTCAAATTAGAGACGTTAAAAGTGGTGATGGTTTCAGATATATGAGTTCTATGAATACACATTTTGGTATTGGAAGCGATACTAGCATCTCACATATTACTATATACTGGCCTAACTCTGGTGGTGAAACATTTTTAAATCCGCCTATAAATCAACCTTTCAATGCTGTTGAAGGTACTGGTTTTCGTTGTGTCGTATCTCCAATAGCTTACTTAGAAGGTGCCGCTTTAAACCCTAATTCTGGTGAAAACAACTTAATGCGTGATGATTTAAGACTTAATGGTTGGTTAGCTTCTAATGCTACTACTAGCCCTTATGCTGATGCTTTAATCGCTGACCCTTCTGTGTTTAATACTACTGGTGATGATGCTATTGTTGATTGGGTGTTTGTGGAACTTAGAGATAAAAACGATAACTCTATTGTTATTGATTCTCAATCTGCTCTTTTACAACGTGATGGTGATGTGGTTGGTGTAGATGGTCTCTCTGCCTTAGGTTTTGACCAAGATCAAGACGACTATTTCATCGCTATTAAACACCGTAACCATCTTGGTGTTATGAGTGCTACAACACATGCTTTAAGTCCTTCCAAATCAATTATTGATTTTGCTTCAAACCCAAACACAGTTGAAGGTGACAACAATGCTGTTGTTGCTCTAGCTAATGGTAAATATGGAATGTATACAGGTGATTTTGATGGAAATGAGCAAGTACAAAATTCGGATGCTAGTGGTGTGATTCAACTTATTGGTGGTTCTGGATATAATAATGCGGATATGGATGCTAATGCACAAATTCAAAATTCAGATGTCAACACTTTAATTAATCCTAATATTGGACGTGGTCAACAATTTCAAAGGTCTGGCGAATCTAATGAAGATCAATTAGAATCTAACCTTACTTTAACTTTTGCTAATGCTCAAATTACTAATGATGGTAGTGATAATTTTTATGAAGCAGATATTTTAATTGCATCTACAGAAGATTTCTATGTAGGTTCTGGGCAAGTCTATTTTGAGTATAATACCGCAGCTTTTGGTGGGAATATATCTTCAAATGGAGCTATTGAATACTCTCAACCTACTGGTTCTATTTTAGAAGGTAATTTTGCTACACTTCCTGCTTATAAAGATTTTGTCCAAAATGATAATACCGCTTCTAGAGTGTCACTATCTTTTCAACAAAATTTTTCCGAATCGTTCATTGCTAGTAACATTCCTAACATCCAAATTACTGCAACACCTAAAGTACTGTTTCATATTAAAATAAAATATGTTAATGCTGGTCAAGATGCTGATGTGTGTTTCTATAATGATGGCGTATTTCAAGATCAATTTTATACAGCTTGTGGTGGTGCTGGTGCTCCAGATTGTACAGGTAACCCTGGAGTGCAAATAACAGACGACACTTATGATTGTGCTGCTGCTGGTGTGACCACCTTAGATATCGCTTCTTATGAAAGTAATTCTTTTAAACTTTATCCTAATCCTGTAAAGAATACTCTATACATTAAAGGAAATACAGAAAATTTAACTAAAATTGAGATTATTAACATTAATGGTCAATTAATAAAAACAATTAATGCTCATTTTAATCAAATTGATGTTAGCCATTTAAATGCAGCTATTTATTTCTTAAAAGTTTATGCGAAAAATAATACATCAACATTAAAATTGATAAAACAATAA
- a CDS encoding Ig-like domain-containing protein produces the protein MLKNYLKSLSLVVLMISIQSCADDDDKSDIYTPINIETSPDLAEVVQNNAIQIDVLSNDTNVPTSGSLVTSNATNGTIEVLDINNTPDNPSDDMVLYTPNTDYIGTDSFTYTICNNLNPINCATEDVAVTVTQDLEVVYNPDEIPYPTLSEYNFFKGELKDLEPVPGVLPYDLNSPLFSDYAHKKRFIWMPDGTMANYNSDHTPLDFPVGGMLIKNFYYDNVQPENTTKIIETRLMYMTEDGWDFAKYVWNEEQTEATFSNDGSFIEVDWIENGNSNSVNYRIPSRNECFTCHNKFGTPLPIGPKPQNLNKDYNYTDGAANQLNKWIEVGYLENTLPSTIVSTVNWEDDSLPLELRVRSYLDINCAHCHSEESYCEYRPLRLAFNENDDDVNKGVCVTPDTQISPYTHIVSSGRIDRSILHFRISSTEEQNRMPLLGRTLQHTEGVRLIEEWINSLEGECE, from the coding sequence ATGCTTAAAAATTACCTTAAATCACTTTCGTTAGTAGTGTTGATGATTTCAATACAATCTTGTGCAGATGATGATGATAAAAGTGATATTTATACTCCTATTAATATAGAAACATCTCCAGATCTAGCTGAGGTCGTTCAAAATAATGCCATACAAATAGACGTTTTGAGCAATGATACTAATGTGCCAACATCTGGTAGTTTAGTTACAAGCAATGCTACAAACGGAACTATTGAGGTGTTAGACATTAATAATACACCAGATAATCCTTCGGATGACATGGTTTTATACACACCAAATACTGATTATATTGGAACAGATAGCTTTACATATACTATTTGTAATAACTTAAATCCTATTAATTGTGCTACAGAAGATGTAGCTGTAACTGTAACTCAAGATTTAGAAGTTGTATATAATCCTGATGAAATTCCTTATCCAACACTTTCAGAGTACAATTTTTTTAAAGGTGAATTAAAAGATTTAGAACCAGTACCAGGAGTACTTCCTTATGATTTAAATTCTCCTCTTTTTAGTGATTATGCTCACAAAAAAAGGTTTATTTGGATGCCTGATGGAACTATGGCAAATTATAATAGTGATCATACACCATTAGATTTTCCTGTAGGAGGAATGCTTATCAAGAACTTTTACTATGATAATGTTCAACCTGAAAACACAACAAAAATCATTGAAACTCGCTTAATGTATATGACAGAAGATGGTTGGGATTTTGCGAAATATGTTTGGAATGAAGAACAAACCGAAGCCACATTTAGTAATGACGGAAGCTTTATTGAAGTTGATTGGATTGAAAACGGAAATTCAAATTCTGTAAATTATAGAATCCCTTCACGAAATGAATGCTTTACATGTCACAATAAATTTGGCACACCATTACCTATTGGACCAAAGCCTCAAAACTTAAACAAAGATTATAATTATACTGATGGTGCTGCTAATCAATTAAACAAATGGATTGAAGTTGGGTATTTAGAAAACACGTTGCCTTCAACTATTGTTTCAACGGTTAATTGGGAAGACGACTCTCTGCCTTTAGAACTTAGGGTTCGTTCGTATTTAGATATTAACTGTGCACATTGTCACTCTGAGGAAAGTTATTGCGAATATCGTCCTTTACGACTAGCATTTAATGAAAATGATGATGATGTAAATAAGGGAGTTTGTGTTACACCAGATACTCAAATTTCACCATATACGCATATTGTTTCAAGTGGTCGAATTGATAGATCAATTTTACACTTTAGAATTAGTTCTACAGAAGAACAAAATAGAATGCCGCTTTTAGGAAGAACACTTCAACATACCGAAGGTGTTAGACTTATTGAAGAGTGGATAAACTCCTTAGAAGGAGAATGTGAATAA
- a CDS encoding aspartate-semialdehyde dehydrogenase, with product MKVAVVGATGLVGEVMLKVLEERNFPVSELIPVASERSIGKLISYKGTDYKVVGMQDAIDMKPNVALFSAGGDTSLEWAPKFAKAGITVIDNSSAWRMDHSKHLVVPEINANTLTSEDKIIANPNCSTIQMVLALAPLHKKYKIKRIVVSTYQSITGTGVKAVRQLENELAGIKGEMAYPYPIHQNAIPHCDVFEENGYTKEEMKLVRETQKILDDRTIAITATAVRIPTAGGHSEAVNVEFENDYDLSEVRQILNESEGIVVQDNIDVNTYPMPIYAHGKDDVFVGRIRRDGSQPNTINMWIVSDNLRKGAATNTVQIAEYLLKKNLL from the coding sequence ATGAAAGTAGCAGTTGTTGGTGCCACTGGTTTAGTAGGCGAAGTCATGCTTAAAGTTCTTGAAGAACGAAATTTTCCGGTTTCAGAATTAATTCCTGTAGCTTCAGAACGCTCTATCGGTAAATTAATTTCATATAAAGGAACAGATTACAAAGTGGTTGGTATGCAAGATGCAATTGACATGAAACCTAACGTAGCATTATTTTCCGCTGGAGGAGACACCTCATTAGAATGGGCTCCAAAATTTGCAAAAGCAGGAATTACTGTTATTGATAATTCTTCAGCTTGGAGAATGGATCATTCAAAACATTTAGTTGTTCCTGAGATTAATGCAAATACATTAACTTCTGAAGACAAAATAATTGCCAACCCAAACTGTTCAACCATACAAATGGTTCTGGCTTTAGCGCCTCTTCATAAAAAATATAAAATCAAACGTATCGTTGTTTCTACTTATCAATCTATAACTGGAACTGGTGTAAAAGCAGTTAGACAATTAGAAAATGAACTTGCAGGTATTAAAGGAGAAATGGCTTACCCTTATCCTATTCACCAAAATGCAATTCCTCATTGTGATGTCTTTGAAGAAAACGGATACACCAAAGAGGAAATGAAGTTAGTTCGAGAAACTCAAAAAATATTAGATGATCGTACTATAGCAATCACAGCAACAGCTGTTAGAATACCTACAGCAGGAGGGCATAGTGAAGCCGTAAATGTTGAATTTGAAAATGACTATGACCTTTCTGAGGTTAGACAAATACTAAACGAATCTGAAGGTATTGTTGTTCAAGACAATATTGATGTAAACACATACCCAATGCCAATTTATGCTCATGGAAAAGATGATGTTTTTGTTGGTAGAATTCGTAGAGATGGGTCTCAACCCAATACGATAAATATGTGGATTGTTAGTGATAATCTTCGCAAAGGTGCTGCAACAAATACGGTTCAAATTGCTGAATATTTATTGAAAAAAAATCTACTTTAA
- the mscL gene encoding large conductance mechanosensitive channel protein MscL, whose translation MLKEFKNFIMTGNVIDFAVAVIMAGALGAVINGFVSNIAMPFIGYFAGGMNFEDLHYAMDGVEYASLAAAKEAGAAVIAYGSWINTIVNLIIVGFVMFMIVKAYNKTKAPVEAPAPAGPSDNDLLAEIRDLLKK comes from the coding sequence ATGTTGAAAGAATTTAAAAATTTTATCATGACTGGTAACGTCATTGATTTCGCTGTTGCAGTAATTATGGCAGGTGCACTAGGTGCAGTTATTAATGGTTTTGTATCTAACATCGCCATGCCTTTTATAGGATATTTTGCTGGTGGAATGAATTTTGAAGACCTACATTACGCTATGGATGGAGTTGAGTATGCATCATTAGCAGCTGCTAAAGAAGCTGGTGCAGCAGTTATTGCATACGGATCTTGGATTAACACAATTGTTAATTTAATAATTGTTGGATTTGTAATGTTTATGATTGTAAAAGCATACAACAAAACAAAAGCTCCAGTTGAAGCTCCAGCTCCTGCAGGCCCATCAGATAATGATTTACTTGCCGAAATAAGAGATTTACTTAAAAAATAA
- the alr gene encoding alanine racemase, whose protein sequence is MPKAQETVLEIDLKALKHNFEYLKSKTQKDTKILAVVKAFAYGSHADIIANYLQGLDVDYFAVAYVSEGVALRNAGIVTPILVLHPQAINFKMLIERCLEPSLYNAKILNEFITVASEEGQTNYPIHIKFNTGLNRLGFEKNDVDDIISKLKGTNSVITKSIFSHLAASEDLSEKEFTSHQIQNFENITKEFSKKIGYQPLFHICNTSGILNYPEAHLDIVRTGIGLYGFGNSEKENKNLKPIAKLKSVISQIHRVEKGQSVGYNRAYKSNAFVKTATIPIGHADGIGRQYGNGKGYVIINDKPAYIIGNVCMDMIMVDITTIDCNEGDEVIVFGNHPHSASEFSKTTQTISYEILTAISQRVKRVLLR, encoded by the coding sequence ATGCCTAAAGCGCAAGAAACTGTACTTGAAATAGATTTAAAAGCACTCAAGCACAATTTCGAGTATCTTAAATCTAAAACTCAAAAAGACACTAAAATATTAGCCGTTGTTAAGGCTTTTGCCTATGGAAGTCATGCTGATATAATTGCCAATTATCTTCAAGGTTTAGATGTTGATTATTTTGCTGTGGCATATGTTTCTGAAGGTGTTGCTCTAAGAAATGCTGGAATCGTTACACCTATTTTAGTTTTACATCCTCAAGCCATAAATTTCAAAATGCTTATTGAAAGATGCCTTGAACCAAGTCTATATAATGCGAAGATTTTAAATGAATTTATTACGGTCGCTTCAGAGGAAGGGCAAACCAATTATCCTATTCATATAAAATTCAATACAGGTTTAAATAGGTTAGGATTTGAAAAAAATGATGTAGATGATATCATATCAAAATTAAAAGGAACAAATTCAGTAATCACTAAATCCATATTTTCACATTTAGCAGCTAGTGAAGATCTTTCTGAAAAAGAATTTACAAGTCATCAGATTCAAAATTTTGAAAACATTACGAAAGAATTTTCAAAAAAAATAGGCTATCAGCCATTGTTTCATATTTGTAATACATCTGGAATATTAAATTACCCAGAAGCACATTTAGATATAGTTAGGACTGGTATTGGCTTGTATGGCTTTGGGAATTCAGAAAAAGAAAATAAAAACCTCAAACCTATAGCCAAATTAAAATCTGTAATTTCACAAATTCATCGTGTTGAAAAAGGCCAATCTGTAGGCTACAATAGAGCGTATAAAAGTAATGCTTTTGTTAAAACTGCAACGATTCCTATTGGTCATGCAGATGGCATTGGCAGACAATATGGTAATGGTAAAGGCTATGTAATTATCAATGATAAACCTGCATATATAATAGGTAATGTCTGTATGGATATGATTATGGTCGATATTACAACTATTGATTGTAACGAAGGAGATGAGGTTATTGTTTTTGGTAATCATCCTCACTCAGCTTCAGAGTTTTCAAAAACAACTCAAACTATTTCTTACGAAATATTAACAGCAATTTCTCAGAGAGTTAAGCGTGTCTTATTAAGATAG